One Peribacillus simplex NBRC 15720 = DSM 1321 genomic region harbors:
- the lgt gene encoding prolipoprotein diacylglyceryl transferase: MEQGIQPLNPIAIDLGPIQVHWYGLIIGFGVLLGLIIALRESERRGLDKEIFTDMILFAVPIAIISARIYYVIFQWEYYSQNPGDIIKIWNGGIAIHGALIGSVLTAIVFAKVKKVSFWKLADIAAPSLLLGQAIGRWGNFMNQEAHGGEITRSFLENMHLPEFIINQMYINGAYYHPTFLYESIWNIVGVIILLSLRKVNLRRGELFLTYVLWYSIGRFYIEGLRTDSLMLTESLRIAQVISIVLVAVAIALVVYRRVRGHADKKYLDA, from the coding sequence ATGGAACAAGGAATACAGCCGCTGAATCCAATAGCGATAGATCTAGGCCCCATCCAGGTACATTGGTATGGACTAATCATCGGGTTCGGTGTGTTATTGGGTCTTATTATCGCTTTAAGGGAATCTGAGCGAAGAGGTCTTGATAAGGAAATATTTACGGATATGATTTTGTTTGCTGTCCCAATCGCGATCATTAGTGCCCGTATTTATTATGTGATCTTCCAATGGGAGTACTATTCACAAAACCCGGGGGATATCATAAAAATATGGAATGGCGGAATTGCCATACATGGTGCGTTGATTGGATCGGTGCTGACTGCAATCGTCTTTGCCAAGGTCAAAAAAGTCTCATTCTGGAAGCTGGCGGATATTGCTGCACCGAGCTTATTGTTGGGGCAGGCGATTGGCCGTTGGGGTAATTTCATGAATCAGGAAGCGCATGGGGGAGAAATAACAAGGTCATTCCTGGAAAATATGCATTTGCCTGAATTCATCATTAATCAAATGTACATAAATGGTGCGTATTATCACCCAACCTTTTTGTATGAATCGATTTGGAATATCGTCGGTGTCATTATTCTCTTAAGTTTACGGAAGGTGAACTTGCGCAGGGGGGAACTATTTTTAACCTATGTATTATGGTATTCCATCGGCCGTTTTTACATTGAAGGATTGCGGACGGATAGTTTGATGCTGACGGAATCGCTGCGTATCGCACAAGTGATCTCGATTGTGTTGGTAGCTGTAGCCATTGCTTTAGTGGTCTATAGAAGGGTCCGCGGGCATGCAGACAAAAAATATTTAGATGCATAG
- a CDS encoding class D sortase, producing MSKNRQSRHKKKWLLITAVCFLTLGFYFTTTNAYTLLKGYALYKMKSDTTEVTAKLPEPKTKADIPARLELYEERPEKGDLMGELYIPKIEATLPIYHGTDEDELEKGVGHYAGSVLPGEKDNSVLSGHRDTIFRDLGKVGEGDLLIAKTEAGSFTYKVRKVRIVDADDRTVIVPKPKATLTVTTCYPFSYIGSAPERYVLVADLLKSEIDK from the coding sequence ATGAGCAAAAATAGGCAATCCAGGCATAAGAAAAAGTGGTTACTTATCACTGCTGTTTGCTTTTTAACCTTAGGCTTTTATTTTACAACGACAAACGCCTATACGCTGTTAAAAGGCTATGCCCTATATAAAATGAAATCTGACACAACGGAAGTGACGGCTAAGCTCCCCGAACCGAAGACGAAAGCAGATATTCCCGCTCGGCTTGAACTATATGAAGAACGACCGGAGAAAGGTGATTTGATGGGTGAGCTTTATATTCCAAAAATCGAGGCAACACTCCCAATTTATCACGGAACGGACGAAGATGAACTCGAAAAGGGTGTCGGTCATTATGCGGGGTCCGTCCTCCCCGGTGAAAAGGATAATTCCGTTTTATCCGGTCACCGAGATACAATTTTCAGAGATCTAGGTAAAGTCGGCGAGGGCGACTTGCTGATTGCCAAGACAGAAGCCGGTTCGTTTACATATAAAGTGAGGAAGGTTCGTATCGTCGATGCAGATGACCGTACCGTGATCGTTCCCAAGCCTAAAGCTACACTGACAGTAACAACCTGCTATCCTTTTTCATATATTGGTAGTGCACCGGAACGGTACGTATTGGTTGCCGATTTATTGAAATCGGAAATAGATAAATGA
- a CDS encoding nucleoside recognition domain-containing protein, which yields MLVDSIKKGLLSGLNTTWSLGKVIFPVTLIVTVLQYTPVLPFIINLIAPLMNLIGLPGDAAIPLVLGNFLNLYAAIAGILTLDLTVKEVFIIAMMLSFSHNLLIESGVAMKTGVKLWIILTVRIGLALLSAVVINLVWQGGSEMAQGVAIGEAAEINGAGAILLHGVIQALSGIGQLAVIVIPLMVAVQIMKDLKWLEAFSKALAPFMKVLGMKPNASMPFVTGLTLGLAYGAGVMIQAAKEDNVSKKDMTIAFIFLVACHAVVEDTLIFIPLGIPVLPLLLIRVLTAIVLTMAVAYIWNRTDRVQRKEAVYEQ from the coding sequence GTGTTAGTGGATTCGATTAAAAAGGGACTTCTTTCAGGCTTGAATACAACTTGGTCTTTGGGAAAAGTGATATTCCCAGTCACTCTGATCGTCACTGTGCTTCAATATACGCCTGTCTTGCCCTTCATCATTAACTTGATAGCGCCTTTGATGAATCTCATCGGTCTTCCAGGGGATGCGGCAATTCCGCTCGTGTTAGGGAATTTCCTGAATTTGTACGCAGCGATCGCTGGCATATTAACGCTTGATTTAACTGTGAAAGAAGTTTTTATTATCGCTATGATGCTATCTTTTTCACATAATTTATTGATCGAGTCAGGTGTGGCTATGAAAACCGGTGTCAAGCTGTGGATCATCTTAACTGTACGGATCGGGCTTGCGCTTTTATCGGCGGTCGTCATCAATCTTGTTTGGCAGGGCGGATCTGAAATGGCCCAAGGAGTGGCTATCGGGGAGGCTGCAGAGATTAACGGAGCGGGTGCAATCCTTTTACATGGGGTCATCCAGGCCCTTTCAGGAATCGGCCAGCTGGCGGTCATCGTTATTCCGCTCATGGTGGCGGTTCAAATCATGAAAGATTTAAAATGGCTGGAAGCCTTCTCGAAAGCCCTGGCTCCCTTCATGAAGGTCCTGGGGATGAAGCCGAATGCCTCCATGCCTTTCGTTACAGGCCTGACTCTCGGTTTGGCATATGGAGCAGGCGTAATGATTCAAGCGGCTAAAGAGGATAATGTTTCGAAGAAGGATATGACGATTGCATTTATCTTTTTAGTTGCCTGCCATGCTGTTGTAGAAGACACACTGATTTTTATTCCGCTGGGGATTCCGGTCTTGCCGTTGTTACTTATTCGGGTACTCACTGCCATTGTTTTAACGATGGCCGTTGCGTATATATGGAATCGGACTGACAGGGTACAGAGAAAGGAAGCTGTATATGAACAGTAA
- the ppaX gene encoding pyrophosphatase PpaX, producing MNSNITTLLFDLDGTLINTNELIIASFTETLNHFCPGKFNREDIIPFIGPTLVDTFSSIDPKRVDEMIAYYREHNWRNHDLLVTQFDGVFETVQTLKQSGYKLAVVTTKKRDVVEKGLRLSKLDQFFEVVVTLDEVEKAKPDPEPLVKALNQLGSVPEESIMIGDSYHDIMGGKNTGTKTAGVSWSIKGREFLESYHPDYMLEQMADLLNIVEVDKLTEARK from the coding sequence ATGAACAGTAACATAACTACATTATTATTTGATCTTGATGGGACGTTGATCAATACAAATGAATTGATCATCGCCTCTTTTACAGAAACTTTAAACCACTTTTGTCCTGGAAAGTTCAATCGGGAAGATATCATTCCATTTATCGGACCGACTTTGGTTGATACTTTCTCTTCCATTGATCCAAAACGAGTGGATGAAATGATTGCATACTATCGGGAGCATAATTGGAGGAACCATGATTTGCTTGTGACACAATTTGACGGAGTGTTCGAAACCGTTCAAACATTGAAGCAGAGCGGCTATAAATTAGCAGTCGTTACGACAAAGAAACGTGATGTCGTCGAAAAGGGCCTGCGTTTAAGCAAACTGGATCAATTCTTTGAAGTGGTGGTCACGCTGGATGAGGTGGAAAAGGCAAAGCCGGACCCAGAGCCTTTGGTAAAAGCTTTAAATCAACTCGGTTCGGTTCCTGAAGAATCGATCATGATTGGCGACAGTTATCATGATATTATGGGCGGGAAAAATACAGGTACAAAAACGGCAGGGGTCTCATGGTCCATTAAAGGCCGTGAATTCTTAGAAAGTTATCACCCTGATTATATGCTTGAGCAGATGGCAGATTTATTGAATATCGTTGAGGTTGACAAGCTCACGGAGGCAAGAAAATGA
- a CDS encoding processed acidic surface protein, which yields MKRFFTFFVALIVLFSLGLSGTKGFAATKINQDELNAYLSEVRMTQVELEEYLSYYDLTLNELESVEELRDTLGQTVTPETLQNLLNEYEMTEAELTELLIEYGELEEGDSIIDTFHFIYDIEDIIDLEMGYDEEEMEYDEEEIIDLMDGLFTEIGLTDEELDRFMNHLLPIVEDPSFEDRLIAISDRMDQLEYFETIDELSAEQVAELLSIYKDLQSLLQIQFKFALIQDGVTTNLSLEALFQLKELTNASLLVSIYDLNSNFLLDFTLTGEMIGSDLVKETGNDIKQSTEVISKVAEVKKEKKKPAKPEHKTEKGGVLPKTAGNYLFGALIGLVLMGIAFGLIRKARLTN from the coding sequence ATGAAGAGATTTTTTACATTTTTTGTGGCACTTATCGTTCTTTTTTCACTGGGTTTAAGCGGAACGAAGGGTTTTGCGGCAACTAAGATCAACCAGGATGAGCTTAATGCATACCTTTCTGAAGTTAGAATGACGCAAGTAGAATTGGAAGAGTATTTATCCTATTATGACTTAACATTGAATGAACTGGAATCGGTAGAAGAGTTGCGTGATACATTAGGACAGACCGTCACCCCTGAGACCTTACAGAATCTACTTAATGAATATGAAATGACAGAAGCTGAACTTACGGAATTATTAATAGAATACGGCGAACTGGAAGAGGGAGATTCCATCATCGATACCTTCCATTTCATTTACGACATTGAGGATATCATCGATTTAGAAATGGGTTATGATGAGGAAGAGATGGAATATGATGAGGAAGAAATCATCGATTTAATGGATGGTCTCTTTACTGAGATCGGCCTTACAGACGAAGAGCTCGACAGATTCATGAACCATCTTTTACCTATCGTCGAAGACCCTTCTTTTGAAGATCGTTTAATAGCGATCTCCGATAGGATGGATCAACTCGAGTATTTTGAAACAATTGATGAATTGTCAGCAGAACAAGTGGCTGAGTTGCTTTCTATATATAAAGATCTTCAAAGCTTGCTGCAAATTCAATTCAAATTCGCCTTAATTCAGGATGGTGTCACGACAAACCTATCCCTTGAGGCTTTATTCCAGCTTAAGGAATTGACGAATGCTAGTTTACTAGTTTCCATTTATGATTTAAACAGCAATTTTTTGCTCGATTTCACATTGACAGGTGAAATGATCGGTTCTGATTTAGTGAAAGAAACCGGTAATGACATTAAACAGTCCACTGAGGTCATTTCTAAAGTGGCTGAGGTAAAAAAAGAAAAGAAGAAACCCGCAAAACCTGAACATAAAACGGAAAAAGGCGGAGTGCTTCCTAAAACGGCTGGTAATTACTTATTCGGTGCTTTAATCGGTTTAGTGTTGATGGGTATCGCTTTCGGATTAATTAGAAAAGCGAGACTCACTAATTAA
- a CDS encoding acyltransferase: protein MRRTSRYPVEGANSLWHVYKTVPFWKVVKNFVVIQLARYTPFLGMKNWLYRTFLHMKVGKHTSFALMVMPDVMFPEKISVGINTVIGYNTTILAHEYLIHEYRLGDVVIGDEVLIGANSTILPGLSIGNGAIVSAGTLVHKDVPEGAFVGGNPMKIIYTKEEMLEREQQTSL from the coding sequence ATGAGACGCACGTCCCGCTATCCAGTTGAAGGGGCCAATTCACTATGGCATGTATATAAGACCGTTCCATTCTGGAAAGTCGTAAAGAATTTTGTGGTGATACAGTTGGCGCGTTATACGCCTTTTCTGGGCATGAAGAATTGGCTATACAGGACTTTTTTACATATGAAAGTCGGGAAGCATACTTCGTTTGCCTTGATGGTCATGCCGGATGTGATGTTTCCGGAAAAAATATCGGTTGGAATAAATACTGTCATTGGCTATAATACGACGATCCTTGCTCATGAATATTTGATTCATGAATATCGTTTAGGAGATGTAGTCATTGGTGATGAAGTATTGATTGGAGCGAATTCGACCATTCTTCCAGGACTTTCAATTGGTAATGGGGCGATTGTCTCTGCGGGGACGCTTGTCCATAAGGATGTTCCGGAGGGAGCTTTCGTCGGGGGAAATCCAATGAAAATCATATATACCAAAGAGGAAATGCTTGAGAGAGAGCAGCAAACTTCCTTATGA